One genomic region from Conexibacter woesei DSM 14684 encodes:
- a CDS encoding site-2 protease family protein: MFGRSGSIQLARIFGIRVGVDFSWFVVLFIVIFWLSDEFQRSLDSSETTAYVTAVVSALLLFGSVIVHELGHALTARRHGIDVAGITLSPLGGFAMMSRESRTPREELQVAGAGPLATLGILVVCMLLGVAIYGPGTFADAATLQNDLPTTPVSLTLGWLVTMNAIVLVFNMIPAFPLDGGRIARGLVWKWTGDRERGSRAAARLGQGFGIVLMGLGVWALVAFDPFIGIWCLLVGFMINGSARALLAQTVFTAQLEDVRVADIMDEQPVSVPDELTADRALDEFFLRYRWPWFPVVDGAGRFVGVLREEGARDAVERGRPVQPVVELMEADDGEHWRIGQDQSLRALLEADGMRSLGAIMAVDGTGVLRGVVTVGRLRRAVQAAVATRP, translated from the coding sequence ATGTTCGGCAGGTCTGGCTCGATCCAGCTCGCACGCATCTTCGGGATTCGCGTCGGCGTCGACTTCAGCTGGTTCGTCGTCCTCTTCATCGTGATCTTCTGGCTCTCGGACGAGTTTCAGCGCTCGCTCGACAGCTCCGAGACGACCGCGTACGTGACCGCGGTCGTCAGCGCGCTGCTGCTGTTCGGCTCGGTGATCGTGCACGAGCTGGGCCATGCGCTGACCGCGCGCCGGCACGGGATCGACGTCGCCGGCATCACGCTCTCGCCGCTCGGCGGCTTCGCGATGATGAGCCGCGAGAGCCGCACCCCGCGCGAGGAGCTGCAGGTCGCCGGCGCCGGCCCACTCGCGACGCTCGGGATCCTCGTCGTCTGCATGCTGCTCGGCGTCGCGATCTACGGGCCGGGCACGTTCGCCGACGCGGCGACGCTGCAGAACGACCTGCCGACGACCCCGGTCTCGTTGACGCTCGGCTGGCTCGTGACGATGAACGCGATCGTGCTGGTGTTCAACATGATCCCCGCGTTCCCGCTCGACGGCGGCCGGATCGCCCGCGGCCTCGTGTGGAAGTGGACGGGCGACCGCGAGCGCGGCTCGCGCGCCGCCGCGCGGCTCGGTCAGGGGTTCGGCATCGTGCTGATGGGCCTCGGCGTCTGGGCGCTCGTCGCGTTCGACCCGTTCATCGGCATCTGGTGCCTGCTGGTCGGCTTCATGATCAATGGCTCCGCGCGGGCGCTGCTGGCGCAGACCGTCTTCACCGCGCAGCTGGAGGACGTGCGCGTCGCCGACATCATGGACGAGCAGCCGGTGAGCGTCCCCGACGAGCTGACGGCCGACCGCGCGCTCGACGAGTTCTTCCTGCGCTACCGCTGGCCGTGGTTCCCCGTCGTCGACGGGGCGGGACGGTTCGTCGGCGTGCTGCGCGAGGAGGGAGCGCGCGACGCCGTCGAGCGCGGTCGCCCGGTGCAGCCGGTCGTCGAGCTGATGGAGGCCGACGACGGCGAGCACTGGCGGATCGGGCAGGACCAGTCGCTGCGCGCGCTGCTGGAGGCCGACGGGATGCGCTCGCTCGGCGCGATCATGGCCGTCGACGGAACCGGCGTCCTGCGCGGCGTCGTGACGGTCGGGCGCCTGCGCCGCGCGGTCCAGGCCGCCGTCGCGACGCGCCCCTGA
- a CDS encoding FAD-binding protein, with translation MPAHDVLIIGAGLAGQRAALAAAEAGASVAILSKVHPVRSHSVAAAGGINAALNPGDSWESHAYDTVKGSDYLGDQDAIEIMCRSAPDEILWLEHAGVTFHRSDSGRLGTRAFGGASAARTYYVADITGQAILHVLYEQLMKHHETVDRYEEWFTTTLLQDADGRCVGAIARDIRTGYLEVFDAKSVILASGGAGQVFKPTTNALICTGDGIAQAYRIGAPLMDMEMIQYHPTTLAENGFLITEGARGEGAHLYNALGERFMEKYAPNKLELASRDVVSRAEQTEINEGRGFPDGTIALDITKVPRKRTLEALREIVNIGRDFAGVDITREPIHIKPGMHYIMGGVKTDADGQTPIPGLYAAGEVACVSVHGGNRLGANSLLDTLIFGRRSGEHAAARAKGRAMPHAPASSLRDAQAEIDAIGARPSGRGRRLSEIKNELGETMNRYVAVYRDEAGLATAHEIVRRLKEEAPHAATDDKGTIFNQDVLAAFELGYMLDCAEAIVVAAKERRESRGAQFRVDFPSRNDDDWLHHITISRNGQDVPTKGTAPVTITRWEPQERTY, from the coding sequence ATGCCAGCTCACGACGTCCTCATCATCGGCGCGGGCCTCGCAGGGCAGCGCGCAGCACTCGCCGCCGCCGAGGCCGGGGCATCGGTCGCGATCCTCAGCAAGGTCCATCCGGTCCGCTCGCACTCGGTCGCCGCCGCCGGCGGGATCAACGCCGCGTTGAACCCCGGGGACTCCTGGGAATCGCACGCGTACGACACCGTCAAGGGCTCCGACTACCTCGGCGACCAGGACGCGATCGAGATCATGTGCCGTTCCGCGCCGGACGAGATCCTGTGGCTGGAGCACGCCGGCGTCACGTTCCACCGCAGCGACTCCGGCCGCCTCGGGACACGCGCGTTCGGCGGCGCCTCCGCGGCGCGCACGTACTACGTCGCCGACATCACCGGCCAGGCGATCCTGCACGTGCTCTACGAGCAGCTGATGAAGCATCACGAGACCGTCGACCGCTACGAGGAGTGGTTCACGACGACGCTGCTGCAGGACGCCGACGGCCGCTGCGTCGGAGCGATCGCGCGCGACATCCGCACCGGCTACCTCGAGGTCTTCGACGCGAAGTCGGTGATCCTCGCCTCCGGCGGCGCGGGCCAGGTCTTCAAGCCGACGACGAACGCGCTGATCTGCACCGGCGACGGGATCGCGCAGGCCTACCGCATCGGCGCGCCGCTGATGGACATGGAGATGATCCAGTACCACCCGACGACGCTGGCGGAGAACGGCTTCCTGATCACCGAGGGCGCGCGCGGCGAGGGCGCGCACCTCTACAACGCGCTCGGCGAGCGGTTCATGGAGAAGTACGCGCCGAACAAGCTGGAGCTGGCCTCGCGCGACGTCGTCTCGCGCGCGGAGCAGACCGAGATCAACGAGGGCCGCGGCTTCCCCGACGGCACGATCGCGCTCGACATCACGAAGGTCCCGCGCAAGCGCACGCTGGAGGCGCTGCGCGAGATCGTCAACATCGGCAGAGACTTCGCCGGCGTCGACATCACGCGCGAGCCGATCCACATCAAGCCCGGGATGCACTACATCATGGGCGGCGTCAAGACCGACGCCGACGGCCAGACGCCGATCCCCGGCCTCTACGCCGCCGGCGAGGTCGCGTGCGTCTCGGTCCACGGCGGCAACCGCCTCGGCGCGAACTCGCTGCTCGACACGCTGATCTTCGGCCGCCGCTCAGGCGAGCACGCCGCGGCGCGCGCGAAGGGCCGCGCGATGCCGCACGCGCCCGCGTCGAGCCTGAGAGACGCGCAGGCGGAGATCGACGCGATCGGCGCGCGGCCGAGCGGCCGCGGCCGGCGCCTGTCGGAGATCAAGAACGAGCTGGGCGAGACGATGAACAGATACGTCGCGGTCTACCGCGACGAGGCGGGACTCGCGACCGCCCACGAGATCGTCCGCCGGCTGAAGGAGGAGGCGCCGCACGCGGCGACCGACGACAAGGGGACGATCTTCAACCAGGACGTGCTCGCCGCGTTCGAGCTGGGCTACATGCTCGACTGCGCCGAGGCGATCGTCGTCGCCGCGAAGGAGCGCAGAGAGTCGCGCGGCGCGCAGTTCCGCGTCGACTTCCCGAGCCGCAACGACGACGACTGGCTGCACCACATCACGATCTCGCGCAATGGGCAGGACGTACCGACGAAGGGGACCGCGCCGGTGACGATCACGCGGTGGGAACCTCAGGAGAGGACGTACTGA
- a CDS encoding succinate dehydrogenase/fumarate reductase iron-sulfur subunit, with protein sequence MAEYTLRLRRFDPQSGQAPYWEEFPIELEPHRSVLEAILKAKGETDGSIGIRCSCRAAICGSCGVRVNGRAALACHTHLDKAAASGIDADGRTITVEPMGNMPVIKDLIVDMDAVHWKKIQRVTPWLLARQPVPEREYIVPHENMVDVTQTMACIQCGACVSDCLSMEVDPLFVGPAASAKAYRFVGDPRDAEQKQRLKDLAEDPHGIYDCTHCFNCIEACPKGVAPMSQIMRLRRISGNDHHIVDRNNGERHERAFTTLVHEYGLLHEAELLPRSYGGDSWFGKFHPSAGQELLSSLPAITKALIRGKVTPKGAMLGHRLPKQDLRAVDRIFEIVEGRERRVELNLYITGYEDDDAQEATAVASESESA encoded by the coding sequence ATGGCTGAGTACACGCTGAGACTCCGGCGCTTCGACCCGCAGTCCGGGCAGGCGCCGTACTGGGAGGAGTTCCCGATCGAGCTGGAGCCGCACCGCTCCGTGCTGGAGGCGATCCTCAAGGCGAAGGGCGAGACCGACGGCTCGATCGGCATCCGCTGCTCGTGCCGCGCGGCGATCTGCGGCTCGTGCGGCGTGCGCGTCAACGGCAGAGCGGCGCTCGCGTGCCACACCCACCTCGACAAGGCGGCGGCGAGCGGCATCGACGCCGACGGCCGCACGATCACGGTCGAGCCGATGGGCAACATGCCCGTCATCAAGGACCTGATCGTCGACATGGACGCGGTCCACTGGAAGAAGATCCAGCGCGTCACGCCATGGCTGCTGGCGAGACAGCCGGTGCCCGAGCGCGAGTACATCGTGCCCCACGAGAACATGGTCGACGTCACGCAGACGATGGCGTGCATCCAGTGCGGCGCGTGCGTGTCGGACTGCCTCTCGATGGAGGTCGACCCCCTGTTCGTCGGCCCGGCTGCCTCCGCCAAGGCCTACCGCTTCGTCGGCGACCCACGTGACGCCGAGCAGAAGCAGCGGCTGAAGGACCTCGCCGAGGACCCGCACGGGATCTACGACTGCACCCACTGCTTCAACTGCATCGAGGCGTGCCCGAAGGGCGTCGCGCCGATGAGCCAGATCATGCGCCTGCGGCGCATCTCCGGCAACGACCACCACATCGTCGACCGCAACAACGGCGAGCGCCACGAGCGCGCGTTCACGACGCTCGTGCACGAGTACGGCCTGCTGCACGAGGCCGAGCTGCTGCCGCGCTCCTACGGCGGCGACTCGTGGTTCGGCAAGTTCCACCCATCCGCCGGGCAGGAGCTGCTCAGCTCGCTGCCGGCGATCACGAAGGCGCTGATCCGCGGCAAGGTGACGCCGAAGGGCGCGATGCTCGGGCACAGACTGCCGAAGCAGGACCTCAGAGCCGTCGACCGGATCTTCGAGATCGTCGAGGGCCGTGAGAGACGCGTCGAGCTGAACCTCTACATCACCGGGTACGAGGACGACGACGCGCAGGAAGCCACCGCCGTCGCGAGCGAAAGCGAGTCCGCATGA
- a CDS encoding CoB--CoM heterodisulfide reductase iron-sulfur subunit B family protein — MKVAYWPGCVSRGFTPELHGSMDAVAPLLDLELVPLDRASCCGAGVISEHSQELADTLNARTFALAQQVEGAELMMNICSTCQGAQGECQERLDANSDYRAQVNATLAEADPGLSYEKGLTNKNFLWLLVEEIGLENLKAKVRRPLTNLRVGPFYGCYIVRPAERLGIDDAHPRDQYLHWVIEALGGTVIDYAGTYKCCGFPIITMNKEASLQQAGTHLSDAMDAEADCLVVPCPLCHLNLDLQQPLASKVVNRELAMPVLHLPQLVGLALGLEPKQLGMSKHVVKPTSVIDWSSAVVAAPVAA, encoded by the coding sequence ATGAAGGTCGCCTACTGGCCCGGCTGCGTGAGCCGCGGCTTCACGCCTGAGCTGCACGGGTCGATGGACGCGGTCGCGCCGCTGCTCGACCTCGAGCTGGTCCCGCTCGACCGCGCCAGCTGCTGCGGCGCCGGCGTCATCTCCGAGCACAGCCAGGAGCTGGCCGACACGCTCAACGCGCGCACGTTCGCGCTCGCCCAGCAGGTCGAGGGCGCCGAGCTGATGATGAACATCTGCTCGACCTGCCAGGGTGCGCAGGGCGAGTGCCAGGAGCGGCTCGACGCGAACTCCGACTACCGCGCCCAGGTCAACGCGACGCTCGCCGAGGCCGATCCGGGGCTCAGCTACGAGAAGGGCCTGACGAACAAGAACTTCCTCTGGCTGCTGGTCGAGGAGATCGGCCTGGAGAACCTGAAGGCGAAGGTCAGACGTCCGCTGACCAACCTCAGAGTCGGCCCCTTCTACGGCTGCTACATCGTGCGCCCGGCGGAGCGGCTCGGGATCGATGACGCGCACCCGCGCGACCAGTACCTGCACTGGGTGATCGAGGCGCTCGGCGGCACCGTGATCGACTACGCCGGCACGTACAAGTGCTGCGGCTTCCCGATCATCACGATGAACAAGGAGGCGTCGCTGCAGCAGGCCGGGACGCACCTGAGCGACGCGATGGACGCCGAGGCCGACTGCCTCGTCGTGCCGTGCCCGCTGTGCCACCTCAACCTCGACTTGCAGCAGCCGCTCGCCTCGAAGGTCGTCAACCGCGAGCTGGCGATGCCGGTCCTGCACCTGCCGCAGCTCGTCGGGCTCGCGCTCGGGCTGGAGCCCAAGCAGCTCGGCATGAGCAAGCACGTCGTCAAGCCGACGTCGGTGATCGACTGGTCCTCGGCCGTCGTCGCCGCGCCCGTCGCCGCCTGA
- a CDS encoding response regulator transcription factor, whose product MSAASPVSVAIARFEDLVGRGLRALIAEDENLSVVASDVPHEQLAQVVADRQPQVALLNFGSLRSPTEVRQLASAHPATRLIVLANRPTPAECNQMLAFGATACLSKETQARDVLSAIHLASRGLHVLPRSATELAPPAQSPGPQLLTPREADVLAQLQRGRSNGEIAAELHVGIETVRTHARNIYRKLGVGSRRELARLTDPGGR is encoded by the coding sequence ATGTCCGCCGCCTCCCCCGTCAGCGTCGCGATCGCCCGCTTCGAGGATCTCGTCGGCCGCGGCCTGCGAGCGTTGATCGCCGAGGACGAGAACCTCTCGGTCGTCGCCAGCGACGTTCCGCACGAGCAGCTGGCGCAGGTCGTCGCAGACCGCCAGCCGCAGGTCGCGCTGCTGAACTTCGGCTCGCTGCGCAGTCCCACGGAGGTACGCCAGCTCGCCTCCGCCCATCCCGCCACGCGGCTGATCGTGCTCGCCAACCGCCCGACGCCGGCCGAGTGCAACCAGATGCTCGCGTTCGGCGCGACCGCCTGCCTGTCGAAGGAGACGCAGGCGCGCGACGTGCTCAGCGCGATCCACCTCGCCTCGCGCGGGTTGCACGTGCTGCCGCGCAGCGCGACCGAGCTGGCGCCGCCGGCGCAGTCCCCTGGCCCGCAGCTGCTGACGCCGCGCGAGGCCGACGTGCTCGCGCAGCTCCAGCGCGGGCGCTCCAACGGCGAGATCGCCGCGGAGCTGCACGTCGGCATCGAGACTGTCCGCACCCACGCGCGCAACATCTACCGCAAGCTCGGGGTCGGCTCGCGCCGCGAGCTGGCGCGGCTGACCGACCCGGGCGGGAGATAG
- a CDS encoding tyrosine-protein phosphatase produces MIDLHCHLLPAIDDGPADLGGALTLAQAQVDAGIRTVAVTPHVSPAVPTDAAVIERGVEELRVALRAAAIPLEITTGAEIDVRSAAEMDDDGLLRLALGGGPWLLLEAPLTPGLLLEPILSTLLVRGHSVLLAHPERSPVLQRDPTAVRRLVAQGVLMQLTTGGLGGQFGRDVQRFAEQLVDDGLVHNVASDAHNTHRRPPGLREPLERAGLGEHVAAWCQDAPAALLAGELPPAIPPARRRRSDRRGLRSLLGR; encoded by the coding sequence ATGATCGATCTGCACTGCCACCTGCTGCCCGCGATAGACGACGGTCCGGCTGATCTCGGCGGGGCGTTGACGCTGGCGCAGGCGCAGGTCGACGCGGGCATCCGCACCGTCGCGGTCACCCCGCACGTCAGCCCGGCGGTCCCGACCGACGCGGCTGTGATCGAGCGAGGGGTGGAGGAGCTGCGCGTCGCGCTGCGAGCCGCCGCGATCCCCTTGGAGATCACCACCGGGGCCGAGATCGACGTCCGCTCCGCGGCGGAGATGGACGACGACGGCCTGCTCCGGCTCGCGCTCGGCGGCGGTCCGTGGCTGCTGTTGGAGGCGCCGCTGACGCCGGGGCTGCTGCTGGAGCCGATCCTGTCGACGCTGCTGGTGCGCGGGCACTCGGTCCTGCTCGCCCACCCCGAGCGCTCGCCGGTGCTCCAGCGCGATCCCACCGCGGTCCGCCGGCTGGTCGCCCAGGGCGTGCTGATGCAGCTGACGACCGGCGGCCTCGGCGGTCAGTTCGGTAGAGACGTCCAGCGGTTCGCTGAACAGCTGGTCGACGACGGGCTCGTCCACAACGTCGCGTCCGACGCCCACAACACGCACAGACGACCGCCCGGTCTGCGTGAGCCGCTCGAGCGCGCCGGGCTCGGCGAGCACGTCGCGGCGTGGTGCCAGGACGCCCCCGCCGCGCTGCTCGCGGGCGAGCTGCCGCCGGCGATCCCGCCGGCTCGTCGCCGGCGCTCGGACCGGCGCGGCCTGCGCTCGCTGCTCGGGCGCTGA
- a CDS encoding aspartate-semialdehyde dehydrogenase: MSAPESYRVAVVGATGQVGTVMLQLLRERGFPAREIVPFASARSAGKVLDGGLTVQPLTDETIQGFDVAIFSAGGATSGEWAPRFAQAGAVVVDNSSKWRMQDDVPLVVSEVNPDALDDHRGIVANPNCSTMQMVVALKPLHDAAGIERLVISTYQAVSGTGKVGVDELMDQARAIVAGEQVPAAQAYKHQIAFNALPHAGSFAPGDDHTDEERKLINETRKILGDPSIRVSATCVRVPVVTGHSEAVNVETREPLSPEQARELLRAAPGVTVLDDPDANSYPLAIDAAGKDDVFVGRIRRDPGNERALDLWVVSDNLRKGAATNAVQIAEQLHARGLIGSSARTGG; encoded by the coding sequence GTGAGCGCGCCGGAGTCCTACCGCGTCGCCGTCGTCGGCGCGACCGGCCAGGTCGGCACGGTCATGCTGCAGCTGCTGAGAGAGCGCGGCTTCCCCGCGCGCGAGATCGTCCCGTTCGCCTCCGCCCGCTCGGCCGGCAAGGTGCTCGACGGCGGGCTGACGGTCCAGCCGCTGACCGACGAGACGATCCAGGGCTTCGACGTCGCGATCTTCTCCGCCGGCGGCGCGACCTCCGGCGAGTGGGCGCCGCGCTTCGCGCAGGCTGGCGCGGTCGTCGTCGACAACTCGTCGAAGTGGCGCATGCAGGACGACGTCCCGCTCGTCGTCTCCGAGGTCAACCCGGACGCGCTCGACGACCACCGCGGCATCGTCGCCAACCCGAACTGCTCGACGATGCAGATGGTCGTCGCGCTCAAGCCGCTCCACGACGCCGCCGGCATCGAGCGGCTCGTGATCTCGACCTACCAGGCCGTCTCCGGTACCGGCAAGGTCGGCGTCGACGAGCTGATGGACCAGGCGCGCGCGATCGTCGCCGGCGAGCAGGTCCCGGCCGCGCAGGCCTACAAGCACCAGATCGCCTTCAACGCGCTGCCGCACGCCGGCAGCTTCGCGCCCGGCGACGATCACACCGACGAGGAGCGCAAGCTCATCAACGAGACGCGCAAGATCCTCGGCGACCCGTCGATCCGCGTCAGCGCCACGTGCGTCCGCGTTCCGGTCGTCACCGGCCACTCCGAGGCGGTCAACGTCGAGACGCGCGAGCCGCTCTCGCCTGAGCAGGCGCGCGAGCTGCTGCGTGCCGCGCCCGGCGTGACCGTGCTCGACGACCCGGACGCGAACAGCTATCCGCTCGCGATCGACGCCGCCGGCAAGGACGACGTCTTCGTCGGGCGCATCCGTCGCGACCCCGGCAACGAGCGGGCGCTCGACCTGTGGGTCGTCTCCGACAACCTGCGCAAGGGCGCCGCGACGAACGCCGTCCAGATCGCAGAGCAACTGCATGCGCGCGGGCTGATCGGCAGCTCCGCGCGCACGGGCGGTTGA
- a CDS encoding aspartate kinase, with translation MKFGGSSVADAERLKRAARRIVAAREDGNRVVAVLSARGKTTDELVGLAAEMSDAPDPREMDMLLSTGERISCALCAMAINDLGHRAISLTGSQAGIVTDTSHTKARILDVRADRIKTALDEGQIVLVAGFQGVSTSHDVTTLGRGGSDTTAVALAAAVDADVCEIYTDVSGVFSADPRIVPDARKLDVVSFEEMLEMASSGAKVLQLRSVEYARNHDVRIHCRSSFEDVTGTFVVGEQETMEHPLITAVTHSTDEARLSLVGVPDEIGAAAKIFTALADANCNVDMIIQNEPLEEGRKAEVSFTVPRGDLRVARETLEPIAAELGVDSIDAVPEMGKVSIVGAGMKSHPGVAAKVFQVLAEERINIEMISTSPIKISCVIAADKVPDAVRALHGAFELGAGGIQAEAPIGEQAR, from the coding sequence ATGAAGTTCGGCGGGTCCTCCGTCGCAGACGCAGAGCGTCTCAAGCGCGCCGCCCGGCGCATCGTCGCCGCGCGCGAGGATGGCAATCGGGTGGTCGCGGTGCTGTCCGCCCGCGGCAAGACGACCGACGAGCTGGTCGGGCTCGCGGCCGAGATGTCGGACGCGCCGGATCCGCGCGAGATGGACATGCTCTTGTCGACGGGCGAGCGGATCTCCTGCGCGCTGTGCGCGATGGCGATCAACGACCTCGGCCACCGCGCGATCTCGCTGACCGGCTCGCAGGCCGGGATCGTGACCGACACCTCGCACACGAAGGCGCGGATCCTCGACGTCAGGGCAGACCGCATCAAGACCGCGCTCGACGAGGGTCAGATCGTGCTCGTCGCGGGCTTCCAGGGCGTCTCCACCTCGCATGACGTGACGACGCTCGGCCGCGGCGGGTCGGACACGACCGCCGTCGCGCTCGCCGCCGCCGTCGACGCCGACGTCTGCGAGATCTATACGGACGTCTCGGGCGTCTTCAGCGCCGACCCGCGGATCGTCCCGGACGCCCGCAAGCTCGACGTCGTCTCGTTCGAGGAGATGCTGGAGATGGCCTCCTCGGGCGCGAAGGTGCTGCAGCTGCGGTCGGTCGAGTACGCGCGCAACCACGACGTCCGGATCCACTGCCGGTCGAGCTTCGAGGACGTCACCGGTACCTTTGTCGTCGGAGAGCAGGAGACCATGGAGCACCCTCTCATCACCGCCGTCACCCACTCGACCGACGAGGCGCGCCTGTCGCTCGTCGGCGTGCCCGACGAGATAGGTGCGGCGGCGAAGATCTTCACGGCGCTCGCCGACGCCAACTGCAACGTCGACATGATCATCCAGAACGAGCCGCTCGAAGAGGGCCGCAAGGCCGAGGTCTCGTTCACGGTCCCGCGCGGCGACCTGCGCGTCGCGCGCGAGACGCTGGAGCCGATCGCCGCCGAGCTGGGGGTCGACTCGATCGACGCGGTGCCGGAGATGGGCAAGGTCTCGATCGTCGGCGCCGGCATGAAGTCCCACCCCGGCGTCGCCGCGAAGGTCTTCCAGGTGCTCGCCGAGGAGCGGATCAACATCGAGATGATCTCGACCTCGCCGATCAAGATCTCCTGCGTCATCGCGGCGGACAAGGTGCCCGACGCCGTGCGCGCGCTGCACGGCGCGTTCGAGCTGGGCGCCGGCGGCATCCAGGCCGAGGCGCCGATCGGGGAGCAGGCGCGGTGA
- the recR gene encoding recombination mediator RecR produces MSSFAPPVQRLITELGRLPGIGGRTAQRLAFHLLRASEEDALALAEAIKEVKARIGLCEVCFNLSDGPRCRICSDERRDAGLVCVVEEPSDIIPIERTHEFHGRYHVLGGALSPIDGIDPEDLRIAELYTRVTPPADAPQDEHPTPIREVVLATNPTTTGEATALHIAAHLREQAPQVTVTRLASGLPVGADLEYADELTLGRALSGRRALS; encoded by the coding sequence ATGTCCTCGTTCGCGCCACCCGTCCAGCGGCTGATCACCGAGCTCGGCAGACTGCCCGGCATCGGCGGCCGCACGGCGCAGCGACTCGCCTTCCACCTGCTGCGGGCCTCCGAGGAGGACGCGCTCGCACTCGCCGAGGCGATCAAGGAGGTCAAGGCGCGGATCGGGCTGTGCGAGGTCTGCTTCAACCTCTCCGACGGGCCGCGCTGCCGCATCTGCTCTGACGAGCGCCGCGACGCCGGCCTCGTCTGCGTCGTCGAGGAGCCGTCGGACATCATCCCGATCGAGCGTACGCACGAGTTCCACGGGCGCTACCACGTGCTCGGCGGCGCGCTCTCGCCGATCGACGGGATCGACCCCGAGGACTTGCGGATCGCGGAGCTGTACACGCGCGTGACGCCGCCCGCCGACGCGCCTCAGGACGAGCATCCGACGCCGATCCGCGAGGTCGTGCTCGCGACGAACCCGACCACGACGGGCGAGGCGACCGCGCTGCACATCGCCGCCCACCTGCGCGAGCAGGCGCCGCAGGTGACCGTCACGCGCCTCGCGAGCGGCCTGCCGGTCGGCGCCGACCTCGAGTACGCCGACGAGCTGACGCTCGGCCGCGCGCTCTCGGGCCGCCGCGCCCTCTCCTGA
- a CDS encoding YbaB/EbfC family nucleoid-associated protein, with protein MPQPNMQKMLKQVQRMQADMMAAQERLKDEVVEATAGGGMVTVKISGDLEIKSIAIDPEAVDPEDVEMLQDTILVATNEAIRAAQELAERRLGGITGGLGGPGGLGGLGLPGF; from the coding sequence ATGCCCCAACCGAACATGCAGAAGATGCTCAAGCAGGTCCAGAGAATGCAGGCCGACATGATGGCCGCGCAGGAGAGACTCAAGGACGAGGTCGTCGAGGCGACCGCGGGCGGCGGCATGGTGACGGTCAAGATCAGCGGCGACCTCGAGATCAAGTCGATCGCGATCGACCCCGAGGCGGTCGACCCCGAGGACGTCGAGATGCTGCAGGACACCATCCTCGTCGCGACCAACGAGGCGATCCGCGCCGCGCAGGAGCTGGCCGAGAGAAGACTCGGCGGCATCACCGGGGGCCTCGGCGGACCGGGCGGTCTCGGCGGACTCGGACTCCCGGGGTTCTAG